The following are encoded together in the Aerococcus mictus genome:
- the rpsG gene encoding 30S ribosomal protein S7, with product MPRKGHVAKRDVLPDPIYNSKMVTRLISQIMVDGKRGKAATILYNAFDIIKEETGNDAMEVYQEALENISPVLEVKARRVGGANYQVPMEVRPERRQTLALRWLVQAARNRGEGTMNVRLAREIMDAANNTGAAVRKREETHRMAEANKAFAHFRW from the coding sequence ATGCCTCGTAAAGGACATGTTGCAAAACGTGATGTATTGCCAGACCCAATTTACAATTCAAAAATGGTTACTCGCCTAATCAGCCAAATCATGGTTGACGGTAAACGTGGTAAAGCAGCAACCATCTTATACAATGCTTTTGATATTATTAAAGAAGAAACTGGAAATGACGCTATGGAAGTTTACCAAGAAGCGCTTGAAAACATTTCTCCAGTTTTAGAAGTTAAAGCGCGTCGTGTTGGGGGTGCTAACTACCAAGTGCCTATGGAAGTTCGCCCAGAACGCCGTCAAACTTTAGCTCTTCGTTGGCTCGTTCAAGCAGCTCGTAACCGTGGTGAAGGAACCATGAACGTTCGTTTAGCGCGTGAAATCATGGACGCTGCTAACAACACCGGTGCTGCCGTTAGAAAACGTGAAGAAACCCACCGTATGGCTGAAGCCAACAAAGCTTTCGCTCACTTCCGCTGGTAA
- the rpsL gene encoding 30S ribosomal protein S12 → MPTINQLLRKPRKSSKAKSNSPALNRGYNSMKKQPTRTNSPQKRGVCTRVGTMTPKKPNSALRKYARVRLSNMVEVTAYIPGIGHNLQEHSVVLIRGGRVKDLPGVRYHIVRGALDTAGVENRRQSRSKYGTKKPRD, encoded by the coding sequence ATGCCTACTATTAACCAATTATTACGTAAACCTCGTAAATCTAGCAAGGCAAAATCAAATTCACCTGCTTTGAATAGAGGTTATAACTCAATGAAAAAACAACCTACCCGTACCAACTCTCCTCAGAAGCGTGGAGTATGTACTCGTGTAGGGACAATGACACCTAAGAAACCTAACTCAGCCTTACGTAAATACGCTCGTGTACGTTTATCCAACATGGTTGAAGTTACTGCTTATATTCCAGGAATTGGGCACAACCTTCAAGAACACAGTGTCGTACTTATTCGTGGTGGTCGTGTTAAGGACTTACCAGGGGTTCGTTACCACATCGTTCGTGGCGCTTTAGATACCGCTGGTGTTGAAAACCGCCGTCAAAGTCGTTCTAAATACGGAACCAAAAAACCTAGAGACTAA